A region from the Bubalus kerabau isolate K-KA32 ecotype Philippines breed swamp buffalo chromosome 12, PCC_UOA_SB_1v2, whole genome shotgun sequence genome encodes:
- the GGACT gene encoding gamma-glutamylaminecyclotransferase isoform X1, which produces MQLSTQTSRLFTQGPQSPSTAANVASPPQHTVLCRLSDQTFLLSLLLAEATVLSPRPASLTSGALKKEGTLRGAVNVMPGPECKRSTTETGAPCGTEDSSGRLAPVFVYGTLKTGQPNHRVLLDGAHGCAAFRGRARTLEPYPLVIAGEHNIPRLLNLPGRGHRVFGEVYEVDLRMLRFLDEFESCPDMYQRTRLHVALEGARAPLECFVYTTATYPPEWVHLPYLDDYDSQGKHGLRYNPRENR; this is translated from the exons ATGCAGCTGAGCACGCAGACATCCAGGCTCTTCACACAGGGCCCGCAGAGCCCCAGCACCGCCGCGAACGTGGCCAGCCCTCCTCAGCACACTGTCCTCTGCCGTCTCTCTGACCAGACCTTCTTGCTCTCCCTCCTCCTGG CCGAGGCCACTGTGCTGAGTCCCAGGCCGGCATCCTTAACCTCGGGGgccctgaagaaggaaggaaCACTGAGAGGTGCGGTTAACGTCATGCCCGGGCCAGAATGTAAACGGAGCACTACTGAAACCGGAGCTCCCTGTGGTACCGAAGACAG CTCCGGCCGCCTGGCCCCCGTGTTCGTGTACGGGACGCTGAAGACGGGCCAGCCCAACCACCGGGTCCTGCTGGACGGTGCCCACGGGTGCGCGGCCTTCCGGGGCCGGGCCCGCACGCTGGAGCCCTACCCGCTGGTGATCGCGGGTGAGCACAACATCCCACGGCTGCTGAACCTGCCGGGCCGCGGACACCGCGTGTTCGGCGAGGTCTATGAGGTGGACTTACGGATGCTGCGCTTCCTGGACGAGTTCGAGAGCTGCCCCGACATGTACCAGCGCACCCGCCTGCACGTGGCCCTGGAGGGCGCACGCGCGCCCCTGGAGTGCTTCGTCTACACCACGGCCACCTACCCGCCAGAGTGGGTCCACCTGCCGTACCTCGACGATTACGACTCGCAGGGGAAGCACGGGCTCCGCTACAACCCGCGGGAAAACAGATGA
- the GGACT gene encoding gamma-glutamylaminecyclotransferase isoform X2, which produces MPGPECKRSTTETGAPCGTEDSSGRLAPVFVYGTLKTGQPNHRVLLDGAHGCAAFRGRARTLEPYPLVIAGEHNIPRLLNLPGRGHRVFGEVYEVDLRMLRFLDEFESCPDMYQRTRLHVALEGARAPLECFVYTTATYPPEWVHLPYLDDYDSQGKHGLRYNPRENR; this is translated from the exons ATGCCCGGGCCAGAATGTAAACGGAGCACTACTGAAACCGGAGCTCCCTGTGGTACCGAAGACAG CTCCGGCCGCCTGGCCCCCGTGTTCGTGTACGGGACGCTGAAGACGGGCCAGCCCAACCACCGGGTCCTGCTGGACGGTGCCCACGGGTGCGCGGCCTTCCGGGGCCGGGCCCGCACGCTGGAGCCCTACCCGCTGGTGATCGCGGGTGAGCACAACATCCCACGGCTGCTGAACCTGCCGGGCCGCGGACACCGCGTGTTCGGCGAGGTCTATGAGGTGGACTTACGGATGCTGCGCTTCCTGGACGAGTTCGAGAGCTGCCCCGACATGTACCAGCGCACCCGCCTGCACGTGGCCCTGGAGGGCGCACGCGCGCCCCTGGAGTGCTTCGTCTACACCACGGCCACCTACCCGCCAGAGTGGGTCCACCTGCCGTACCTCGACGATTACGACTCGCAGGGGAAGCACGGGCTCCGCTACAACCCGCGGGAAAACAGATGA